A genome region from Hevea brasiliensis isolate MT/VB/25A 57/8 chromosome 7, ASM3005281v1, whole genome shotgun sequence includes the following:
- the LOC110670436 gene encoding transcription factor GTE4, translated as MASGTIVGEGGGNDGAREKQRYTESKVYTRKAFKGPKNNINKLTSTTTTTTTIAATTNTNNNTTTNTVNTTITTTATATANDDDDNNNNKSSSNDRNNENNSIRMPESQTPALEDTNSAQIQPISRLDANSDDSSSLNRQQGTAAVAPIDRDPTAGNGVVKQDLDNKVKINLASKSKQEVRELRKKLESELGMVRSLVKKIEAKEVQLGVGGYGNSRVSLNEVDNGLRRVNSNVGSVGVPREITAFIPTPTPRQSRPLNQLSVSVLDNSQGPGETLEKEKRTPKANQFYRNSEFLLAKDKFPPADSNKKSKLNVKKQGERDLGFGFGTGSKVFKNCSALLEKLMKHKHGWVFNTPVDVKTLGLHDYFTIIKHPMDLGTVKTRLTKNWYKSAEEFAEDVRLTFHNALKYNPKGQDVHIMAEVLLKVFEDKWAVIKSDYDREMRFASSYELGIPTPTSRKAPLLPPPPLDMRRILDRSESMTHPPADPRPKPIITTPSGRIPALKKPKAKDPHKRDMTYEEKQKLSTNLQSLPSEKLDNIIQIIKKRNSSLCQHDDEIEVDIDSVDAETLWELDRFVINYKKSLSKNKRKVELAIQARVEAKQNALEKIPAPVVAETPLETKTDERNVSASSPVPVEEQGDNGTRSSSSSSSSSDSGSSSSDTDSDSSSASGSDVGH; from the exons ATGGCTTCGGGGACCATAGTTGGAGAGggaggtggaaatgatggagCTAGAGAGAAGCAGAGGTATACAGAGAGTAAAGTTTATACAAGAAAAGCTTTTAAAGGGCCTAAGAACAACATCAACAAGCTCACGAGTACGACTACAACTACGACCACCATAGCCGCCACCACCAATACTAACAATAACACCACCACAAACACTGTCAACACCACAATAACCACCACCGCAACTGCAACTGCAAACGACGACGacgacaacaacaataacaagagCAGCAGCAACGACAGGAACAATGAGAACAACTCTATTCGAATGCCGGAGTCGCAAACCCCAGCTTTAGAAGACACAAATTCGGCCCAGATACAGCCCATTTCGCGTTTGGATGCCAACTCCGATGACTCTTCTAGCCTCAATAGGCAGCAGGGTACAGCGGCTGTGGCCCCAATTGACCGGGACCCGACTGCTGGGAATGGGGTGGTAAAGCAAGATTTGGACAATAAAGTAAAGATAAATTTGGCGTCGAAGTCTAAGCAGGAGGTGAGAGAGCTCAGGAAGAAGCTGGAGAGTGAACTTGGTATGGTAAGGAGTTTGGTGAAAAAGATTGAGGCCAAAGAAGTACAGCTTGGTGTTGGTGGGTATGGTAATTCACGAGTGTCTCTGAATGAGGTTGATAATGGATTGAGGAGGGTTAATTCAAATGTGGGCTCGGTGGGTGTTCCACGTGAGATTACTGCTTTTATTCCTACTCCTACACCTAGGCAGTCTAGGCCTTTGAATCAGCTTAGCGTATCAGTGCTGGATAATAGCCAGGGTCCAGGTGAGACCctggagaaagagaaaagaacacCAAAAGCAAATCAGTTCTATAGGAATTCAGAGTTTTTGCTCGCAAAAGACAAGTTTCCGCCAGCCGATAGTAACAAGAAGTCGAAATTGAATGTGAAGAAGCAAGGGGAAAGAGACTTGGGATTTGGCTTTGGGACGGGATCTAAGGTTTTCAAGAATTGTAGTGCTTTGCTTGAGAAATTGATGAAGCATAAGCATGGTTGGGTGTTTAATACTCCTGTCGATGTAAAGACTCTTGGTTTGCATGATTACTTTACTATTATTAAGCATCCAATGGACTTGGGTACTGTGAAGACAAGGCTGACTAAGAATTGGTACAAGTCGGCTGAAGAGTTTGCGGAGGATGTGAGACTAACATTTCATAACGCTTTGAAGTATAACCCAAAGGGGCAGGATGTTCATATAATGGCAGAGGTGCTATTGAAGGTGTTTGAGGACAAGTGGGCTGTTATAAAGTCAGATTATGATCGTGAGATGAGGTTTGCTTCCAGTTATGAGCTGGGTATTCCTACACCAACATCGAGAAAGGCTCCTCTGCTGCCACCCCCTCCTCTTGATATGCGGAGGATTTTGGATAGATCAGAATCGATGACTCATCCTCCTGCTGATCCTAGACCAAAACCTATTATTACAACTCCTTCAGGAAGAATCCCTGCTCTGAAAAAGCCTAAGGCAAAGGATCCACACAAGAGGGACATGACTTATGAGGAGAAGCAGAAGCTTAGCACAAACCTCCAAAGTCTACCTTCAGAGAAGCTGGACAATATTATTCAGATAATAAAGAAGAGGAATTCATCACTTTGCCAACATGATGATGAAATTGAAGTGGACATTGATAGTGTTGATGCAGAGACTCTTTGGGAATTGGATAGGTTTGTTATCAACTACAAGAAGAGTTTAAGCAAGAACAAGAGAAAAGTTGAACTCGCCATTCAAGCGAGAGTAGAAGCTAAGCAGAATGCCCTGGAGAAG ATACCAGCACCAGTTGTGGCAGAGACACCACTTGAAACTAAGACAG ATGAAAGAAATGTTTCTGCTTCATCACCTGTTCCAGTGGAGGAACAGGGAGATAATGGAACTAGGTCAAGTAGTTCCAGCAGCTCTAGCAGTGATTCTGGATCTTCGTCAAGTG ACACTGATAGTGACAGCTCCTCGGCTTCTGGATCTGATGTAGGGCATTAA